In Lineus longissimus chromosome 9, tnLinLong1.2, whole genome shotgun sequence, one genomic interval encodes:
- the LOC135493129 gene encoding uncharacterized protein LOC135493129: MMEKTDSGDCDEFTKLTIDIDNSHDGHSPCSQPDIILGGNDLKLPDNDLSSPSSIFGATPGSTEELFPAVTAELDCYHDGNLLFGKPFPKCIERTFSTNSDKDVNDNRSVLDKSKHYPKRHSFQGLVLDLPKRNSLPGIPGDRPPTRHHSTQHLLPAPSVSQALDEYALFSCYDERVHLSVFRNSFRKSKNRFKRSLQKRMNAVTPSDDGSYLGDTCVSSGIDSKSKLLAGTTFRKGKQHVKYQWDVNCKGPNIDVIENKSKIIRRKGAPSTDAARGSIGFNSGKHVFQFLFNDAPWGSYCSVGVVMKYADLSMPEFGHLLGKDEFSWGWDLPSRQLIHNGKISDLVYPATDMIIPRCITMILDMEKGELSFMINEKDLGVAFTDLQSGKIQDYELYPACSCVFTNMEVKLVVLDSSFLVRKPKEDEVEKEEIKLEDICISKLTDRQHNLLEVSHGWDQRKKAYKLYSSIPNNPCICHVHKDTYTTDNYENVLGIRSRRGFTSGIHKWEIREEQMYTSTVSFMELDFRHNDLVVGISTEDFDDYYDGKPHKVEMLKYVHNFWGWRHLTKQLYNDQYHDELYAQNVPKTLHAMRGITAILDCDKGEMSFEYEGENLGPAFKNLPHVKLYPTVLYITGYFPVSLTYLDGPKDYLHNFIHDSEKMALTVTEYQALLGYKSLLRPHWLPLEMASDKMKDKFTWDRDTIANTVFGIDRRDPKWLLRSAVIHNGARSKNVSNSDPVRGKIPVVEGFHIWTYTFSQILGPEDHYLIGIVNEHYYDTDYVSVDRSLYVWLWDIVEGTLYHGSRQIARYPVYPLDFEPDRYYRFQLVIDLENSSRYGFTALAPHIPMELGIAFDNLPEGRYYPCLMYKSGELDCKLEYIEGPSEFIRNHDKLCCEIQ, encoded by the exons ATGATGGAGAAAACTGACAGTGGCGATTGTGATGAATTTACAAAACTAACTATTGACATTGATAATTCACATGATGGCCACTCTCCATGTTCACAACCCGACATCATCCTTGGCGGAAATGACCTGAAACTGCCAGACAATGATCTGTCCTCTCCATCCTCTATCTTTGGAGCAACACCAGGAAGTACTGAAGAATTATTCCCAGCTGTGACAGCAGAGTTGGACTGTTATCATGATGGGAATTTACTTTTTGGGAAACCATTCCCAAAGTGTATCGAGCGAACTTTCTCAACAAACAGCGATAAAGATGTCAATGACAATCGATCAGTTCTTGACAAATCGAAGCATTACCCGAAGAGACACTCATTTCAAGGACTGGTACTCGATCTTCCCAAGCGGAACTCTCTCCCCGGCATCCCTGGTGATCGTCCTCCAACCAGGCATCACAGTACGCAACATTTGCTGCCAGCACCATCCGTGTCTCAAGCATTGGATGAATACGCCTTATTTTCTTGCTATGATGAACGCGTCCACCTGAGTGTGTTCCGCAACTCATTCCGGAAATCGAAGAATCGGTTCAAAAGGAGCTTACAAAAGCGCATGAATGCTGTGACACCCTCTGATGATGGTAGCTACCTTGGGGACACATGCGTATCTTCTGGAATCGATTCGAAGTCCAAGCTTCTCGCAGGTACTACATTCAGGAAAGGAAAACAACATG TGAAGTACCAGTGGGATGTAAACTGTAAAGGACCAAATATTGATGTCATCGAGAATAAATCCAAGATCATCAGAAGAAAGGGTGCACCTTCTACAGATGCTGCCAGAGGTTCCATTGGCTTCAACAGTGGGAAGCACGTGTTCCAGTTCCTATTCAATGATGCGCCATGGGGATCATATTGCAGTGTTGGTGTGGTGATGAAGTATGCTGACCTCAGCATGCCAG AATTTGGTCACCTGTTGGGTAAAGATGAGTTCAGCTGGGGATGGGATCTGCCATCACGTCAGCTCATCCACAATGGAAAGATTTCCGACCTAGTCTACCCCGCCACCGACATGATCATCCCGCGATGTATTACCATGATTCTCGACATGGAGAAGGGGGAGCTCAGCTTTATGATCAATGAGAAGGACCTTGGCGTTGCATTTACAG ATCTCCAATCTGGTAAAATTCAGGATTACGAACTCTACCCAGCTTGTTCCTGTGTCTTCACCAACATGGAGGTGAAACTTGTGGTGCTTGACTCCAGCTTTCTGGTGAGGAAACCTAAGGAAGATGAggtggaaaaggaggaaatCAAACTTGAAGATATCT GTATCTCCAAATTGACTGACAGACAGCACAATCTATTGGAGGTTTCACATGGTTGGGACCAACGCAAGAAAGCCTACAAGTTATACAGTAGTATCCCAAATAACCCATGTATTTGTCATGTGCACAAGGACACCTACACCACCGATAACTATGAAAATGTTCTG GGTATCCGAAGTCGTCGTGGTTTCACGTCTGGTATTCACAAATGGGAGATCAGGGAGGAGCAGATGTACACATCGACTGTCTCCTTCATGGAACTAGACTTCAGACATAATGATCTCGTCGTTGGAATAT ctaCTGAAGATTTTGATGATTACTATGACGGGAAGCCCCACAAAGTCGAAATGTTGAAGTATGTCCATAACTTCTGGGGCTGGCGCCACCTCACGAAACAACTCTACAATGATCAGTACCATGATGAACTCTATGCACAAAATG TTCCCAAGACCCTTCATGCCATGCGGGGCATCACAGCGATACTCGACTGTGATAAAGGAGAGATGTCTTTTGAGTATGAAGGCGAGAATCTTGGACCAGCCTTTAAAAATCTTCCTCACGTTAAACTCTACCCTACGGTGCTCTACATCACTGGTTACTTTCCGGTTTCTCTTACTTACTTAGATGGGCCAAAAG ATTATCTGCACAATTTCATTCATGATTCTGAAAAGATGGCGCTGACAGTCACCGAGTACCAGGCGTTGCTAGGATACAAGTCGTTGTTACGCCCTCACTGGCTCCCACTCGAGATGGCATCAGACAAGATGAAGGATAAGTTTACGTGGGATAGAGACACAATCGCCAATACAGTATTTGGAATTGAT AGAAGGGACCCAAAATGGTTGTTACGAAGTGCTGTGATTCATAATGGTGCACGATCCAAGAATGTTTCCAACTCTGACCCTGTGCGAGGGAAGATTCCTGTGGTGGAGGGCTTCCATATCTGGACTTATACATTCTCACAAATACTTGGACCTGAGGACCACTATTTGATTGGAATAG TGAACGAACATTATTACGACACCGACTACGTCTCTGTGGACCGCAGCTTGTATGTCTGGTTGTGGGACATCGTGGAAGGCACCTTGTATCATGGTAGCAGACAGATTGCAAGGTATCCAGTCTATCCCCTGG ATTTCGAGCCAGATCGCTACTACAGattccagctggttatcgacCTGGAGAATAGTTCCCGATACGGCTTCACCGCATTGGCGCCTCACATTCCCATGGAGCTTGGAATTGCTTTCGATAATCTCCCAGAGGGGCGTTACTACCCATGCCTTATGTACAAGAGTGGTGAACTTGACTGCAAGCTGGAATACATAGAGGGACCATCAG aATTCATCAGAAATCATGACAAGTTGTGTTGTGAAATACAATAG
- the LOC135493512 gene encoding uncharacterized protein LOC135493512: MAFLEGDDKVLDFLVTGVTLLVIGCLVGLLALEIQALTDAEISQFSSTGVTEANTNLQGSVSVTKSGDTLTLVSNNIPDHPTGSFPNTDNPNTISAQSYTYMIPNNPSFASTPTCLPEGPIGFTLNGVAFYSAMTGFGTNAGHCEVFDECDAHASPDGAYHYHRTMSCQSNTSISNQFLGVAMDGYALYGPRLSNGTMITNAELDDCHGTTIDGSYRYYLTETYPYMLGCFKGSLIDSTLTQAQASPNCALASDLTDTTDCTADQGQGPCPPGRRCSAPGVSSMKLISLLVICFIIVGLLF, encoded by the exons ATGGCATTTCTGGAGGGTGATGATAAAGTTCTTGATTTTCTGGTTACTGGG GTCACTCTGCTGGTGATAGGATGTCTGGTTGGGCTTCTCGCACTAGAGATACAAGCCTTAACTGATGCCGAGATCTCCCAGTTTTCCTCCACGGGAGTCACAGAGGCCAACACCAATCTCCAAGGCAGTGTGTCGGTGACCAAGTCTGGTGACACTTTGACCTTGGTGAGCAACAACATTCCGGATCACCCAACGGGATCATTTCCCAATACTGACAACCCGAATACCATATCAGCCCAGTCTTACACGTACATGATCCCGAATAATCCTTCCTTTGCGAGTACGCCCACCTGCCTACCTGAGGGTCCGATAGGTTTCACTCTTAATGGTGTTGCCTTTTACAGCGCAATGACTGGTTTTGGAACTAATGCTGGACACTGTGAGGTATTTGATGAATGTGATGCCCATGCTTCGCCTGATGGTGCCTACCACTACCACAGGACCATGAGCTGCCAATCGAATACATCCATAAGTAACCAATTCCTTGGGGTAGCGATGGATGGATATGCTCTTTATGGCCCGAGGCTTTCAAATGGTACAATGATAACAAATGCAGAACTGGACGACTGTCACGGCACTACCATTGACGGCTCCTACCGCTACTACCTGACCGAAACGTACCCCTACATGTTAGGCTGCTTCAAAGGAAGCCTAATTGATTCGACCCTCACTCAAGCTCAAGCCTCACCAAACTGTGCACTTGCTAGTGATTTGACTGACACCACTGACTGCACTGCCGATCAGGGACAGGGACCCTGTCCCCCAGGGAGAAGGTGCAGTGCCCCAGGTGTATCTAGCATGAAATTGATTTCACTCCTTGTGATCTGCTTTATTATCGTCGGTTTATTGTTCTAA
- the LOC135493215 gene encoding ATP-binding cassette sub-family E member 1-like, giving the protein MALKDNKKEQEKLTRIAIVSTDRCKPKKCKQECKKSCPIVRGGKLCIEVTPADKIAVISEEHCIGCGICTKKCPFEAITIINLPSNLEKDTTHRYSANSFKLHRLPTPRSGAVLGLVGTNGIGKSTALKILAGKQKPNLGKFDAPPDWQEILIHFRGSELQNYFTKILEDDLKAIIKPQYVDQIPKAVKGSVKEMLDKKDCGRQDFICEALDLNHVKTRQIDELSGGELQRFACAMVCIQDADIFMFDEPSSYLDVKQRLRCAVTIRTLLASNKYIIVVEHDLSVLDYLSDYICCLYGVPGAYGVVTLPSSVREGINIFLDGFVPTENLRFRETALVFKVSETASEEEEVKKMRRYDYPQMVKRMGVGFKLTVEPGAFTDSEIVVMLGENGTGKTTFIRMLAGRLQPDEGGKCPNLNVSYKPQKISPKSEGNVRNLLHAKIRDAYMHPQFMTDVIKPLSLDSLYDQEVQNLSGGELQRVALTLCLGKPADVYLIDEPSAYLDSEQRLQASKVIKRFILHAKKTAFVVEHDFIMATYLADRVIMFEGQPSIDTVANSPQSLLAGMNKFLNSLDITFRRDPTNFRPRINKLNSVKDTDQKRNGNYFFLE; this is encoded by the exons atgGCTCTAAAGGACAATAAAAAGGAGCAGGAGAAGCTGACTCGTATTGCCATTGTCAGTACTGACAGATGTAAACCGAAGAAATGTAAACAAGAGTGCAAGAAATCTTGTCCAATTGTTAGAGGAG GCAAGCTTTGCATAGAAGTAACACCAGCTGACAAAATCGCTGTTATATCTGAAGAACACTGCATTGGTTGTGGTATTTGTACGAAAAAATGTCCCTTTGAGGCAATAACAATTATCAATCTTCCCAGTAACTTAGAAAAAGACACTACACATCGGTATAGTGCCAATTCTTTTAAACTCCATAG ATTGCCAACACCTCGATCAGGAGCTGTCTTGGGATTGGTTGGTACAAATGGTATAGGAAAATCAACAGCGCTGAAAATCTTGGCGGGAAAACAAAAACCTAACTTAGGAAAATTTGAT GCTCCACCAGATTGGCAAGAAATTCTCATTCACTTCAGAGGCTCAGAACTTCAGAATTACTTCACCAAAATCTTAGAAGATGACTTAAAGGCAATCATCAAACCGCAGTATGTTGACCAGATACCCAAGGCTGTCAAG GGTTCCGTAAAGGAGATGTTAGACAAGAAGGACTGTGGCAGGCAGGATTTCATTTGTGAGGCCCTAG ATCTAAATCATGTAAAAACGCGTCAAATTGATGAGTTGTCTGGAGGAGAGTTGCAAAGGTTTGCCTGTGCCATGGTCTGCATTCAGGATGCTGATAT ATTCATGTTCGACGAACCGTCTAGTTATTTAGATGTAAAACAACGTTTACGGTGTGCCGTCACGATACGAACGTTGTTGGCTTCAAACAAGTATATCATTGTTGTAGAACATGACTTATCCGTGTTGGACTATCTCTCTGATTATATTTGTTGTCTTTACGGAGTTCCTGGTGCTTATGGAGTAGTCACGCTACCTTCAAGCGTACGAGAAG GTATAAACATATTCTTGGACGGCTTCGTACCAACAGAGAATCTGCGTTTCCGAGAAACGGCGCTTGTATTCAAGGTTTCTGAAACGGCAtcagaggaggaggaggtgaAGAAAATGAGGCGTTATGATTATCCACAGATGGTAAAAAGAATGGGAG TGGGTTTCAAGTTGACTGTTGAACCAGGGGCCTTCACAGATTCTGAAATCGTGGTGATGCTTGGAGAAAATGGAACCGGAAAGACGACATTTATTCGAATGTTGGCTGGGCGGTTACAACCCGATGAAGGAG GTAAATGTCCCAACCTGAATGTGAGCTACAAACCACAGAAGATCAGTCCCAAATCTGAGGGCAATGTGCGGAACCTGCTTCACGCCAAGATTAGAGATGCCTACATGCACCCGCAGTTCATGACAGACGTCATCAAACCACTGTCGCTAGACTCGCTCTACGACCAAGAG GTCCAGAACTTGTCAGGAGGAGAGTTGCAGCGTGTGGCGCTGACGTTGTGTTTGGGTAAACCTGCCGATGTTTACCTGATTGATGAGCCGTCTGCTTATCTTGATTCTGAACAGCGTCTCCAAGCAAGTAAAGTCATCAAAAG GTTCATCCTCCATGCCAAGAAGACCGCCTTTGTTGTCGAACACGATTTCATCATGGCTACCTACCTTGCTGATCGTGTCATCATGTTTGAGGGTCAACCCTCTATTGATACTGTTGCTAACAG TCCACAGTCTTTGCTCGCTGGTATGAATAAGTTTCTCAACTCGCTCGACATCACGTTCAGGAGAGATCCAACCAACTTTAGACCAAGAATCAACAAGCTCAACTCGGTCAAG GATACGGACCAGAAACGCAACGGAAACTACTTCTTTTTGGAATGA
- the LOC135493893 gene encoding tetratricopeptide repeat protein 29-like isoform X1: protein MAAALPAISRGSTRGSQHSSKSPIVVQNVPSPPRTSPPQTGGQKFYLKPLKKSQGKKERTLQIRREQLRAQQPYLTKRETAAFRNIYLHTLCLDMLQEGFHRSFSELFALIRQQHAARDAAGPDSALWNRTLLEDEHEKLDTLKIHLTGSEEAGRKENFVDVYNSLYKLARYFQLTGDKWLSDHFFDKCLQTSSSVQGDEGRMLAEAHCNMGLAIEESNNLLQSAEQFESFHVLVKGRSWEDVGGESLHGQACNHLTRIYTAIAKKCEKDEPEQSLEYLIKAYNMAKEGGNKKMEGESSFRLGLGYDKVGNATTALLYLNRYFDMCKAIDDDAGLGLACEAIAKAYERQDKVEESIKYLQMFVEVAEKSGEQKAVSRACSDLGAVFNSLSRYEEASEYFTKAYNISRSLNDKEAISSSRVQYGIAIAHKMLVHVSKHVESANRQCVGRMVDWKSSRNDQFEKEIKADSAVETPSPSAPAQSGPSAAEIKEDEKQGGDNEQATQEGEEAPAGNGEAPAEAGEIPQDGEKVAEEGQNTEEQA from the exons ATGGCGGCCGCTCTGCCAGCCATCAGCCGGGGCTCCACACGTGGCAGTCAGCATTCGTCTAAGTCACCCATTGTTGTACAAAATGTCCCATCACCTCCAAGAACATCACCACCACAGACTGGTGGACAGAAGTTCTATCTGAAACCACTGAAAAAATCACAAGGAAAAAAGGAACGGACACTCCAGATAAGACGAGAGCAACTTAGAGCTCAGCAACCATATCTCACGAAACGAGAAACAGCAGC CTTTCGGAATATCTACCTTCACACATTATGCTTGGATATGTTACAAGAGGGCTTTCACAGGTCATTCTCAGAACTTTTTGCATTGATACGCCAGCAGCATGCGGCTCGGGATGCTGCTGGTCCAGATTCTGCCCTCTGGAATAGAACACTGCTCGAGGATGAACATGAAAAGTTGGATACTCTAAAAATACATTTAACAGGATCAGAGGAGGCTGGAAGGAAAG AAAACTTTGTGGATGTGTATAATTCACTCTACAAGTTAGCACGATATTTCCAACTCACTGGAGATAAATGGCTCTCTGATCATTTCTTCGATAAGTGTTTGCAGACAAGTAGTAGTGTGCAGGGCGATGAGGGTCGAATGTTAGCCGAAGCTCACTGCAACATGGGCTTGGCCATAGAAGAAAGTA ATAACCTCCTCCAGTCTGCAGAGCAGTTTGAATCATTTCACGTACTCGTGAAGGGCCGAAGTTGGGAGGATGTAGGTGGCGAATCACTCCATGGCCAGGCCTGTAACCATCTGACTAGAATATACACCGCCATCgccaaaaaatgtgaaaaagacGAACCAGAGCAGTCATTAGAGTATCTAATAAAGGCCTACAACATGGCAAAAGAAG GTGGCAACAAAAAAATGGAAGGTGAATCAAGCTTTAGACTTGGTCTCGGATATGACAAGGTTGGAAATGCCACAACGGCACTGCTG TACCTGAACAGATATTTTGACATGTGTAAAGccattgatgatgatgctggCCTTGGCCTGGCATGCGAGGCCATCGCAAAGGCCTACGAGAGACAAGACAAAGTGGAAGaaagcatcaaatatctgcAGATGTTTGTAGAAGTGGCAGAGAAGTCTGGTGAACAGAAGGCTGTCAGTCGAGCATGTAGCGATCTCGGTGCTGTTTTCAACTCCTTG AGTCGGTATGAAGAGGCGTCCGAATATTTCACAAAGGCCTACAACATATCCCGATCCCTGAATGACAAGGAGGCTATTAGCTCATCACGTGTCCAGTATGGTATTGCGATCGCTCATAAGATGCTGGTGCACGTGTCAAAACATGTAGAGAGTGCCAACCGTCAATGTGTAGGCCGCATGGTTGACTGGAAGAGCTCAAGGAATGACCAATTTGAGAAAGAAATCAAAG CAGACAGTGCAGTGGAAACCCCCAGTCCCAGCGCCCCGGCTCAGTCTGGCCCAAGTGCTGCTGAAATCAAAGAGGATGAGAAACAGGGTGGAGACAATGAACAAGCAACACAGGAGGGTGAGGAGGCACCAGCAGGGAATGGAGAGGCACCTGCAGAGGCTGGAGAGATTCCTCAAGATGGAGAGAAGGTGGCAGAAGAAGGGCAGAACACAGAGGAGCAAGCGTAG
- the LOC135493893 gene encoding tetratricopeptide repeat protein 29-like isoform X2, producing the protein MAAALPAISRGSTRGSQHSSKSPIVVQNVPSPPRTSPPQTGGQKFYLKPLKKSQGKKERTLQIRREQLRAQQPYLTKRETAAFRNIYLHTLCLDMLQEGFHRSFSELFALIRQQHAARDAAGPDSALWNRTLLEDEHEKLDTLKIHLTGSEEAGRKENFVDVYNSLYKLARYFQLTGDKWLSDHFFDKCLQTSSSVQGDEGRMLAEAHCNMGLAIEESNNLLQSAEQFESFHVLVKGRSWEDVGGESLHGQACNHLTRIYTAIAKKCEKDEPEQSLEYLIKAYNMAKEGGNKKMEGESSFRLGLGYDKVGNATTALLYLNRYFDMCKAIDDDAGLGLACEAIAKAYERQDKVEESIKYLQMFVEVAEKSGEQKAVSRACSDLGAVFNSLSRYEEASEYFTKAYNISRSLNDKEAISSSRVQYGIAIAHKMLVHVSKHVESANRQCVGRMVDWKSSRNDQFEKEIKDSAVETPSPSAPAQSGPSAAEIKEDEKQGGDNEQATQEGEEAPAGNGEAPAEAGEIPQDGEKVAEEGQNTEEQA; encoded by the exons ATGGCGGCCGCTCTGCCAGCCATCAGCCGGGGCTCCACACGTGGCAGTCAGCATTCGTCTAAGTCACCCATTGTTGTACAAAATGTCCCATCACCTCCAAGAACATCACCACCACAGACTGGTGGACAGAAGTTCTATCTGAAACCACTGAAAAAATCACAAGGAAAAAAGGAACGGACACTCCAGATAAGACGAGAGCAACTTAGAGCTCAGCAACCATATCTCACGAAACGAGAAACAGCAGC CTTTCGGAATATCTACCTTCACACATTATGCTTGGATATGTTACAAGAGGGCTTTCACAGGTCATTCTCAGAACTTTTTGCATTGATACGCCAGCAGCATGCGGCTCGGGATGCTGCTGGTCCAGATTCTGCCCTCTGGAATAGAACACTGCTCGAGGATGAACATGAAAAGTTGGATACTCTAAAAATACATTTAACAGGATCAGAGGAGGCTGGAAGGAAAG AAAACTTTGTGGATGTGTATAATTCACTCTACAAGTTAGCACGATATTTCCAACTCACTGGAGATAAATGGCTCTCTGATCATTTCTTCGATAAGTGTTTGCAGACAAGTAGTAGTGTGCAGGGCGATGAGGGTCGAATGTTAGCCGAAGCTCACTGCAACATGGGCTTGGCCATAGAAGAAAGTA ATAACCTCCTCCAGTCTGCAGAGCAGTTTGAATCATTTCACGTACTCGTGAAGGGCCGAAGTTGGGAGGATGTAGGTGGCGAATCACTCCATGGCCAGGCCTGTAACCATCTGACTAGAATATACACCGCCATCgccaaaaaatgtgaaaaagacGAACCAGAGCAGTCATTAGAGTATCTAATAAAGGCCTACAACATGGCAAAAGAAG GTGGCAACAAAAAAATGGAAGGTGAATCAAGCTTTAGACTTGGTCTCGGATATGACAAGGTTGGAAATGCCACAACGGCACTGCTG TACCTGAACAGATATTTTGACATGTGTAAAGccattgatgatgatgctggCCTTGGCCTGGCATGCGAGGCCATCGCAAAGGCCTACGAGAGACAAGACAAAGTGGAAGaaagcatcaaatatctgcAGATGTTTGTAGAAGTGGCAGAGAAGTCTGGTGAACAGAAGGCTGTCAGTCGAGCATGTAGCGATCTCGGTGCTGTTTTCAACTCCTTG AGTCGGTATGAAGAGGCGTCCGAATATTTCACAAAGGCCTACAACATATCCCGATCCCTGAATGACAAGGAGGCTATTAGCTCATCACGTGTCCAGTATGGTATTGCGATCGCTCATAAGATGCTGGTGCACGTGTCAAAACATGTAGAGAGTGCCAACCGTCAATGTGTAGGCCGCATGGTTGACTGGAAGAGCTCAAGGAATGACCAATTTGAGAAAGAAATCAAAG ACAGTGCAGTGGAAACCCCCAGTCCCAGCGCCCCGGCTCAGTCTGGCCCAAGTGCTGCTGAAATCAAAGAGGATGAGAAACAGGGTGGAGACAATGAACAAGCAACACAGGAGGGTGAGGAGGCACCAGCAGGGAATGGAGAGGCACCTGCAGAGGCTGGAGAGATTCCTCAAGATGGAGAGAAGGTGGCAGAAGAAGGGCAGAACACAGAGGAGCAAGCGTAG